GCTCGATGACGAGTCCGCAAAGGGCCGAAGTGTCTTGCCCTGGGGTGGGCTCGAGTCCGATGGTGTCGATCAAGGCGGGCAGGGCAGGGTGGTTCGCTTTTCGCAGCAGCGCCGACTCGAGGGCGAGAAGCGAGTGCTCCTTCGACAGGGCCGATGCGCTTCTCACGGGCTTCAGCAGCTTGATGGCCACGGCACGCGGGCCTCGCTGGTCGAGGGCGCGCCAGACGGTGCATGAGCCGCCGCTCCCCAACGGGGCCTCAAGCGTGTAGCGTTCGCAGAGCACGTCTCCCGCTTGCGGCGCGCGCGTCACGTCAGCGCTATCCGACAGTGGGGAACAGGTCGTCGGCGGGGACCTCGAGAGCAACGGCCCTGGGGCGGAACATGTGGCCGATGGTGGCAGCGGCGGTGCGCACGTAGCCGAGGTCGGTTGACTGCCACTCTTCCACCGTGAACTCGAACGGGTCGATGAGCCAGTACCACGGCACACCCGCCTCGAAGTAGCAGTTGAACTTCATGACGCGGTCACGCGCGCCGGAGTCGTGTGACACGACCTCGACGATGAGCTCGGGCGGCCCCACGATGTTGCCGCTCGTGGAGTCGTATCGCGCGTGATCTTCGAGGCGGAGCAGAACCACGTCGGGCACGAAGATGTTCTCACCGAAATCGACACAGACACCCTGGTACACCTCGAGCCGCGCGTTGCGCGTGCTGTCGTGGCAGAGGGCCTCGATGACGCCACGTATGGCCCGACCATGGCGTCCCTGGGCGGCCGTCTTCGTCACCATGAACCCGCACTGGTACTCGGCGAACGGAGCGACGGGGGCCATCACGCGCAGGTATTCCTCGCGGGTGATGGGGCGCATCGACTCGGTAGGACGAATGGTGCGTGTGTTCATGCGGTACCCTTATTCAGGTTTTCTGTACATTCCTGCCTTCTCGAGCGCCGCGCACGAGGTGCGCGGGACGTCAGGAATCGGCGTCGACAGCCTCGCTCACATCGCAGGAACGGGTCTCGCCGCCAGCGCCTCGCTCTCACGGTCGAACGCGAAGCCCCCACCACCAGGGCAGCGTGCCGGCGTCGTCGCTGAGACAGGCCACCTCTGCGGCTTCGCGCGCATCGGCACGCATCTGGGTGGCACGTTCACGCCATCCGGGCCAGTCGTGGGCGGTTGCCAGGCGGTCGAGGCGCAGCGGCATCTTCGAGCCCACGGCGACGGTGTGGATGATGATCGTGTTCGGCAGCGCGCGCTGCAGCGCCGCACTGACCGGACCGTCGAGCGGCGGGAGCGTGTTGACGGCCACCCGGCTTGAGGTGAACCGCGGCCTCGGTGAAGAACTCCTGGCTGAGCAGGTGCGTCGGGGGGACTCCCGTGGTCATGGCATCGACGGCGATGAGATCGAACGGGGTCGTCTTGTCGCGAAGCCAGCATCGGCCATCGATACAGGTCACGCTCGCCCCTGTTGCACCGAGATCGAAGCGCTCCCTCGCAGCTGCTACGAGGCTGGGGTCGATCTCCACGGCGTCGATCTCGGCCTGGGGCCACGCGCGGTGGAACAGGTGCAGAAGGGTGCCTCCGGCGACCCCCACCACCGCGATGCGACGGGGTTCCCTGAACCCCGCGAGCGCCGGGGCCGCCAGGAAGACATCGTGATAGAGACCGGTCTGACGCATGTCGCGGCGCAGCACTGAGTAGCAGAGGCCGCGGTCCACCGCGAGCACCCGCGTGTCCCCCTGATCGATGATCTCGTAGGCGCCGTAGGCGGATTCCCAGGCAGTGGAGGTCGGGGGGCGTGCCACTCCCCACAGCAAGCCTCCTCCCGCAAGGAGCGCAATCGCCGCGATGCCCTTCCGCCGCATCGCCACGACCGCGGTCACCACCGCAGGAAGGCTGCAGCAGACCACGCTTGCCCGCGTTCCCACGAGTCCCATCAGCATCAGGGGAGGGAGGAGCACCCCCGCAAGACTGCCCAGGGTGGACGCCGCGTACAGGCTCGCATACGATCGCCCCGCCCGCTCGAGGGTGGACGTGTTCGCGCGCAGGCAGAGCGGAAAGACAGCGGCAAGGAGAACGCCGGGTGCAATGAGAACAGCGGCTGCGGTCACGGCCAGCGCGCATGTCTGCCCCCACGGCCCGAACGGGAAACGGCTCGAGATGGCGGGGGCCAGAATGGGGGTCACGCAACCGCTCGCCGCAACCGACAGTCCTCCTAAGCCGAGGAAGAACGGCATGGAAGCGGCCCTCGCGTCGTCTTCACTGATCCGCCCCCCATGCATCCCTCCGATGGCGAGGGCGAGCAAGGTGGTGGCGATGACCATCGACCAGACGATGGTGCCGCTGCCGTAGGCGGGCGCGAGAAGACGCGGCCCGCAGATCTCGAGGGCCATGATCGCCAGTCCGGCGGTTGCGGCGCAGGCATGCGCAGTGAGACGGGTCATCGGGTCGCGCTCCTCGTCTCGGAGGGTTGTCTCTGGGTCCGAGACGTGCGGTCAGTGCCCTTTGATCGGCACTTCGAGCGAGCGCTCGACGCTGCCGCGCACCTGGCCATCGGCCGAAAACCTATCGACGTGAAGGTGGTAGGTGCTCACAGGGCGCATGCCAGGGGGGGCCTGAGACCAGTAGCGCACCTCGACCCCGCCGTCGCCGAGACCTTTTGCGACAGGAGGCGTGAAATCGACGCCTTGCCTGCCCAGGTCTTCAGGGCAGCTTGTCAGCATGGTTGCGCCGAACGCGTGACGAACCTCGGTCTCGTACGCCAGGGCGAGCTTCTCGCGTGCTGCGCCGGAGCGCTTCGACCATCCGGCAGACGCGAGGACGAGCGGTGCCGCCTCCTTGGGGGTGTAGCGCTTCAGCCCGATGAACACGGCTTCGAGGCTGTATCCACGGTCATTGGCGAAGAACCCCACGAGCGTGGTCTCCGGGAACGACGCGGGGTGCTCGAGGCGCACG
This window of the Pseudomonadota bacterium genome carries:
- a CDS encoding Uma2 family endonuclease, with the protein product MNTRTIRPTESMRPITREEYLRVMAPVAPFAEYQCGFMVTKTAAQGRHGRAIRGVIEALCHDSTRNARLEVYQGVCVDFGENIFVPDVVLLRLEDHARYDSTSGNIVGPPELIVEVVSHDSGARDRVMKFNCYFEAGVPWYWLIDPFEFTVEEWQSTDLGYVRTAAATIGHMFRPRAVALEVPADDLFPTVG